In a single window of the Anaerocolumna cellulosilytica genome:
- a CDS encoding site-specific tyrosine recombinase has product MKAALQEFINYMSEVKKASANTIMSYQNDLIKLIRYLNSLNITETGKINETSLNSYILNMEREGMSPATVSRNIASIKAFVLYMIKKGIIQEDPSERMRAPKVEKKAPHTLTTDQVNDLLNQPDTDTLKGIRDKAMLELLYATGIRVSELIAIKIEDIHLKGKFIRCCNGNKERMIPFGTMAKQALEKYLKQTRGELLGAIETNYCFTNLSGEPMSRQGFWKIIKGYGRSAGIQDDITPQVLRNSFAVHMMENGADLKSLQEFMGHSDISTTQLYMQNRTRKITEVYAQSHPRANLEL; this is encoded by the coding sequence ATGAAGGCCGCGTTGCAGGAATTTATAAATTATATGTCAGAGGTTAAAAAAGCTTCTGCCAATACGATTATGTCATATCAGAATGACTTGATAAAGTTGATAAGATACTTAAATAGCCTGAACATTACTGAAACAGGGAAAATTAATGAAACAAGCTTAAATTCTTACATATTAAACATGGAGCGGGAAGGCATGTCGCCGGCTACTGTCTCAAGAAACATAGCTTCAATCAAAGCATTTGTTTTATATATGATTAAAAAGGGGATAATACAGGAAGATCCATCTGAGCGAATGAGAGCGCCTAAGGTGGAGAAAAAAGCCCCCCATACTTTAACAACAGATCAGGTAAATGACTTGCTTAACCAACCGGACACGGATACGCTAAAGGGCATTCGAGACAAGGCAATGCTGGAATTATTATATGCCACCGGAATAAGAGTATCTGAATTGATAGCTATTAAGATAGAGGACATTCATCTAAAAGGTAAGTTTATCCGTTGCTGCAATGGAAATAAAGAACGAATGATACCATTTGGTACTATGGCTAAACAAGCCTTGGAAAAATATTTAAAACAGACCAGAGGTGAGTTGCTTGGAGCAATTGAGACAAATTACTGTTTTACCAATTTGTCCGGAGAACCTATGAGCAGACAAGGTTTTTGGAAAATCATCAAAGGATATGGACGCAGCGCGGGAATACAAGATGATATAACACCTCAGGTTCTAAGGAATTCTTTTGCGGTTCATATGATGGAAAATGGGGCGGATTTAAAGAGTCTACAGGAGTTTATGGGACATTCGGATATATCAACCACGCAGTTGTATATGCAGAACCGCACACGTAAGATTACAGAAGTTTATGCCCAATCTCATCCCAGAGCTAATTTAGAGTTATAA
- a CDS encoding stage II sporulation protein M, with product MNFIKMQLRKLGEVKFGLVLLVIGVICGFVFAKVFREYYWDSISILDVDYINKIKNSAIDESVLFGYVLWNIFQPFVLFWIVSATVLGLPYIALSILYCGFQGSFFVTVLISKYGLKGVLLIFGYTFPHYLLYLPVAFLCLRGGFWLCRSLHYDNLSKKGKSEKIIRTIVLVLFLGFALFLGCLLETYVGSALLKKILVLF from the coding sequence GTGAATTTTATCAAAATGCAATTAAGAAAGCTTGGTGAAGTGAAATTTGGGCTGGTACTGCTGGTTATTGGAGTAATCTGCGGCTTTGTGTTCGCAAAAGTTTTCCGGGAATATTATTGGGACAGCATTAGTATTCTGGATGTTGATTATATTAATAAGATAAAAAATTCTGCAATTGATGAATCTGTTTTATTTGGCTATGTTCTTTGGAATATCTTTCAGCCTTTTGTATTGTTTTGGATTGTTTCTGCCACAGTTCTCGGACTTCCCTATATAGCACTCAGTATTTTATACTGTGGATTCCAGGGTAGCTTTTTTGTAACGGTTCTAATTTCAAAGTATGGCCTGAAAGGGGTTTTACTTATCTTTGGATATACGTTCCCTCACTACCTTTTATACTTACCGGTAGCATTTTTGTGTTTAAGAGGAGGTTTTTGGCTATGTCGCAGCCTTCATTATGATAATTTGAGTAAAAAGGGTAAATCTGAAAAAATAATAAGGACGATAGTTTTAGTTCTTTTTCTTGGGTTTGCTCTATTTTTGGGTTGTTTACTGGAAACCTATGTAGGTTCGGCATTATTGAAAAAAATTCTGGTATTATTTTAA
- a CDS encoding NUDIX hydrolase: MKETKEYKRLKRVPVHKGHIIDVYTDTMSLPNGKTADWDYIHHKGAAAIVPVDAEGKIIMVRQYRNAVEKYTLEIPAGGLNPGEDMKSCAARELEEETGYRSDKVEHLFDLYTTVAFCNEKIGIFYTKDLIPTRQNLDEDEFVTIERYSLAELVQFIFDGTIEDAKTIAAILAYKTKVGL; the protein is encoded by the coding sequence ATGAAAGAGACAAAGGAATATAAAAGACTAAAACGTGTTCCGGTACATAAGGGACATATTATTGATGTTTATACGGATACCATGAGTCTGCCAAACGGAAAGACAGCGGACTGGGATTATATCCACCACAAAGGTGCGGCTGCTATTGTACCGGTGGATGCTGAAGGAAAGATTATTATGGTTAGACAGTACCGGAATGCAGTTGAAAAATATACGTTAGAGATTCCTGCCGGTGGCTTAAATCCCGGTGAGGATATGAAGAGCTGTGCTGCCAGAGAATTAGAGGAAGAGACCGGCTATCGTTCGGATAAGGTAGAGCATCTTTTTGATTTATACACTACAGTGGCGTTCTGTAATGAAAAAATCGGAATTTTTTATACCAAAGATTTGATTCCTACCAGGCAAAATCTTGATGAAGATGAGTTTGTGACCATAGAACGTTATAGTCTTGCAGAACTGGTTCAGTTTATCTTTGACGGTACCATCGAAGATGCTAAAACCATAGCAGCAATACTAGCTTATAAGACTAAAGTGGGCCTATAA
- the proC gene encoding pyrroline-5-carboxylate reductase — protein MDKIGFIGAGNMGYPMLRGVAKVFGSEQVTFTSASKERCESVSARTGLSFLEDNKSIAGTCKYVVLAVKPQFFQAIYEEIKGLITKEHVIISIAAGITIEDIKKGLGSFVRVVRSMPNTPALVDEGMTGVCYSKDTFTEEEKAVLDRFFTSFGKYQIFDESLMNAVICANGSSPAYVYMLIEALADSVVKYGIPRDKAYELVAQSVYGAAKMVMETKEHPGRLKDQVCSPGGTTIEAVAALEEYGFRNAVIKATDACYNKAINMEK, from the coding sequence ATGGATAAAATAGGATTTATAGGAGCCGGAAATATGGGTTATCCCATGTTGCGTGGTGTAGCAAAAGTATTTGGTTCTGAACAAGTTACCTTTACAAGTGCAAGTAAGGAACGATGTGAGTCAGTAAGTGCAAGAACCGGACTTTCCTTTCTTGAGGATAATAAAAGCATTGCCGGAACCTGTAAATATGTAGTTTTAGCAGTAAAACCTCAGTTTTTTCAGGCTATCTACGAGGAGATAAAAGGTTTAATCACCAAAGAGCATGTCATAATTTCCATAGCTGCTGGAATTACCATTGAGGATATTAAAAAAGGACTGGGCAGTTTTGTTAGAGTCGTGCGTTCCATGCCGAATACGCCTGCATTGGTGGATGAGGGAATGACGGGGGTATGTTACTCCAAGGATACTTTTACAGAGGAGGAGAAGGCAGTATTAGACCGCTTTTTTACTTCTTTTGGGAAGTATCAGATCTTTGATGAAAGTTTGATGAATGCGGTTATCTGTGCCAACGGCAGTTCTCCTGCTTATGTATATATGCTTATTGAAGCCTTAGCAGACAGCGTGGTTAAATATGGTATTCCAAGAGATAAGGCATATGAACTGGTTGCTCAATCGGTATATGGAGCAGCTAAGATGGTAATGGAGACCAAGGAGCATCCCGGCAGGTTAAAGGATCAGGTATGTTCACCGGGGGGAACAACGATTGAAGCGGTGGCAGCCTTAGAGGAATATGGTTTTCGAAATGCTGTAATCAAAGCGACAGATGCTTGTTATAACAAAGCAATTAATATGGAAAAATAG
- a CDS encoding pyridoxal phosphate-dependent aminotransferase: MSLELSRKAQAVKPSSTLAITARAKELKLQGLDIVGFGAGEPDFNTPDNINDAAIRAIHDGFTKYTPVSGTEELKKAVCKKFKTFNNLEYGTNQIVISNGGKHSLTNIFEAILNLGDEVIIPSPYWLSYPEIVKLADGVPVFVRASKEQSYKVTAKQIEEACNEKTKALILNTPNNPTGMIYTRSELEAIAEVAIKNDIYVIADEMYENLVYGDSEQISIASLNDEIYKRTITCSGVSKSYAMTGWRIGYTGSSVEIAKLMNSIQSHQTSNANSIAQKAATEALNGTQETVFTMNNEFDKRRQYMVSRVAAMPLIDALTPQGAFYLFVDFSEVLTKVYKGAVIGTTDKLAEILINDFLVAVIPCGDFGFDDHVRLSYAISMQNIEKGLDRIEKFLKLL, from the coding sequence ATGTCATTAGAGTTATCAAGAAAAGCGCAGGCAGTAAAGCCGTCCTCAACACTTGCAATTACAGCTAGGGCGAAGGAGTTAAAATTACAAGGGTTGGACATAGTCGGGTTCGGGGCAGGTGAGCCGGATTTTAACACTCCTGATAATATCAACGATGCTGCAATTAGAGCAATCCATGACGGTTTTACCAAATATACTCCTGTATCGGGTACAGAAGAATTAAAAAAAGCAGTATGTAAGAAATTTAAAACGTTTAACAACTTAGAATATGGAACGAATCAAATTGTTATCAGTAATGGAGGAAAACATTCACTTACGAACATATTTGAAGCAATCTTAAATTTAGGAGATGAAGTAATTATACCGTCACCATATTGGTTAAGTTATCCAGAGATTGTTAAATTGGCTGACGGTGTACCGGTATTTGTAAGAGCTTCTAAAGAACAGAGTTATAAAGTAACCGCTAAACAAATTGAAGAAGCCTGTAATGAAAAGACAAAGGCACTGATACTAAATACGCCCAATAATCCTACTGGTATGATTTATACAAGAAGTGAATTAGAAGCAATTGCAGAAGTTGCAATCAAAAATGATATATATGTTATAGCAGATGAAATGTATGAGAATTTGGTTTATGGAGATAGCGAGCAGATAAGCATTGCCTCCTTAAATGATGAAATATATAAAAGAACCATAACCTGTAGCGGAGTATCCAAAAGCTATGCTATGACTGGCTGGAGAATTGGCTATACAGGCTCCTCGGTAGAAATAGCAAAACTAATGAACAGTATCCAAAGTCATCAGACCTCTAATGCAAACTCCATTGCCCAAAAAGCAGCAACAGAAGCTTTAAATGGTACACAGGAAACGGTATTTACAATGAATAACGAATTTGATAAGAGAAGGCAGTATATGGTCAGCAGGGTCGCGGCTATGCCTTTGATAGATGCATTGACCCCTCAAGGGGCTTTTTATCTGTTTGTGGACTTTAGCGAGGTGCTAACGAAAGTATACAAGGGTGCAGTTATTGGAACTACCGATAAGCTGGCAGAAATCCTTATCAATGATTTTCTGGTTGCAGTTATCCCTTGTGGCGATTTTGGATTTGACGACCATGTTCGTTTATCCTATGCTATTAGTATGCAGAACATTGAAAAGGGCTTAGACCGTATTGAAAAATTTTTAAAATTACTTTAA
- the rny gene encoding ribonuclease Y — translation MQELKIVIAILVTLVIVAPLVWKIATAYRIKVVEAKIGSAEEKAREIIDEALKTAETKKREALLEAKEESLKTKNELEKETKERRAEVQRYEKRVLAKEETLDRKMEALEKKESKLAVKEAELDRIKSEAEELHGRQLQELEKISGLTSEQAKEYLLKTVEDEVKHETAMLVKELENKAKEEADKKAKDYVVTAIQKCAADHVAETTISVVQLPNDEMKGRIIGREGRNIRTLETLTGVDLIIDDTPEAVILSGFDPIRREVARIALEKLIVDGRIHPARIEEMVEKAQKEVEVMIREEGEAATLEVGVHGIHPELVRLLGKMKFRTSYGQNALKHSIEVAQLSGLLAGEIGVDIRMAKRAGLLHDIGKSVDHEMEGSHIQIGVDLCRKHKESPIVINAVESHHGDVEPESLIACIVQAADTISAARPGARRETLETYTNRLKQLEDISNGFKGVDKSFAIQAGREVRIMVVPDQVSDADMILLARDISKQIESELEYPGQIKVNVIRESRVTDYAK, via the coding sequence GTGCAAGAGCTAAAAATAGTAATTGCTATTTTAGTTACCTTGGTAATAGTTGCTCCTCTTGTTTGGAAAATTGCCACAGCCTATCGTATTAAAGTTGTAGAGGCTAAGATAGGTTCAGCAGAAGAAAAAGCAAGAGAAATCATAGATGAAGCTTTGAAAACAGCTGAAACTAAGAAGAGAGAGGCCTTACTTGAAGCAAAGGAAGAGTCATTAAAGACTAAGAATGAGCTTGAGAAGGAAACTAAGGAAAGAAGAGCAGAAGTGCAGCGTTATGAAAAACGCGTTCTTGCTAAAGAAGAAACTTTAGACAGGAAGATGGAAGCACTTGAGAAAAAGGAGTCTAAACTTGCTGTTAAGGAAGCTGAGCTTGATAGAATCAAGTCAGAAGCGGAAGAGCTTCACGGCAGACAACTACAGGAGTTAGAAAAAATCTCTGGATTAACCTCCGAACAAGCAAAAGAATATCTTTTAAAAACTGTTGAAGACGAAGTAAAACATGAAACCGCAATGTTAGTAAAAGAACTTGAAAACAAAGCAAAAGAAGAAGCAGACAAAAAAGCAAAGGATTATGTTGTTACCGCAATTCAAAAATGTGCGGCTGACCATGTGGCAGAGACAACCATATCCGTTGTTCAGCTTCCAAATGACGAGATGAAGGGTAGAATAATAGGTAGAGAAGGTCGTAATATACGTACCTTAGAAACCTTGACCGGTGTTGATTTAATTATCGACGATACTCCGGAAGCAGTTATTTTATCCGGTTTTGACCCAATTAGAAGAGAAGTAGCCAGAATCGCATTGGAAAAACTGATTGTGGATGGAAGAATCCATCCGGCCAGAATCGAAGAAATGGTTGAAAAAGCTCAAAAAGAAGTTGAAGTCATGATTCGTGAAGAAGGTGAAGCAGCAACTCTAGAAGTTGGTGTTCACGGTATTCATCCTGAATTGGTTCGCTTACTTGGTAAGATGAAATTCAGAACCAGTTACGGACAAAATGCTTTAAAACATTCGATTGAAGTAGCTCAATTATCCGGCTTATTAGCAGGTGAAATCGGAGTAGATATTCGAATGGCAAAAAGAGCTGGTTTACTACATGATATTGGAAAATCTGTTGACCATGAGATGGAAGGCTCACATATTCAAATTGGTGTTGACTTATGTAGAAAACATAAAGAATCTCCCATCGTTATCAATGCGGTAGAATCACATCACGGTGATGTTGAACCTGAATCATTAATTGCATGTATTGTACAAGCTGCAGATACTATTTCTGCTGCAAGACCAGGTGCAAGAAGGGAAACACTAGAAACATACACAAACAGATTGAAACAGTTAGAAGATATTTCGAACGGCTTTAAAGGAGTGGATAAGTCATTTGCTATTCAGGCAGGCAGGGAAGTTCGCATTATGGTAGTACCGGATCAGGTAAGTGATGCGGACATGATTTTACTTGCACGTGACATATCTAAACAAATCGAATCTGAACTAGAATACCCTGGACAGATTAAAGTAAATGTTATCAGAGAATCCAGAGTAACAGACTATGCTAAGTAA
- the miaB gene encoding tRNA (N6-isopentenyl adenosine(37)-C2)-methylthiotransferase MiaB → MNYAEIDFNNIDINGKEPITEPQRQYYFMAKCREWAKTKTLEIGRPLTYITQTFGCQMNAKDSEKLSGILELIGFVETDTEEADFVVYNTCTVRENANTRVYGRLGFLNSLKKKNPNMMIALCGCMMQEDAVVDKIRKSYRFVDMIFGTHNIFKLAELMYSRITSKGMIIDIWKDTDQIVEDLPSERKYKFKAGVNIMYGCNNFCSYCIVPYVRGRERSRNPEDIIKEIKELVADGVIEVMLLGQNVNSYGKTLDKPMSFAELLQEIEKVEGLERIRFMTSHPKDLSDSLIEVMKDSKKICSHLHLPVQAGSTDVLKKMNRSYTKESYLALVERIKAAMPDISLTTDIIVGFPGETDEDFLETLEIVKKVRYDSAYTFLYSKRTGTPAAVLDCQVEDTVAKERFDRLLKEIQAISAEMTARHEGEISKVLVEEVNQQNDKLMTGRLSNNVLVHFEGSPDMIGSIVKVSLKECKGFYYIGELVS, encoded by the coding sequence ATGAATTATGCAGAAATAGATTTTAATAACATAGACATTAACGGAAAAGAACCTATTACTGAACCACAGAGGCAATACTACTTTATGGCAAAATGCAGGGAGTGGGCGAAGACTAAAACTTTAGAGATAGGAAGACCGTTAACCTATATCACACAAACCTTTGGCTGTCAGATGAACGCCAAGGACTCCGAAAAGCTGTCAGGTATCTTAGAACTTATCGGCTTTGTGGAAACAGATACAGAAGAAGCGGACTTTGTTGTATATAATACCTGTACCGTCAGGGAGAATGCCAATACAAGAGTATACGGAAGACTTGGTTTTCTAAATAGCCTAAAGAAAAAAAATCCCAATATGATGATTGCACTATGTGGCTGTATGATGCAGGAGGATGCGGTTGTTGATAAGATTAGAAAAAGCTACCGCTTCGTAGATATGATATTTGGAACCCACAATATCTTTAAGCTTGCAGAATTAATGTATTCCAGGATTACGTCAAAAGGTATGATTATTGATATCTGGAAAGATACCGATCAGATTGTAGAAGATCTGCCCAGTGAAAGAAAATACAAATTTAAGGCAGGCGTTAATATTATGTATGGCTGTAACAATTTTTGCAGCTATTGCATTGTGCCTTATGTCAGAGGCAGGGAAAGAAGCCGTAATCCAGAGGACATTATTAAGGAAATCAAAGAACTGGTTGCAGACGGTGTAATTGAAGTTATGCTTCTGGGACAGAATGTGAATTCTTACGGCAAGACATTAGACAAGCCTATGTCCTTTGCAGAATTACTACAAGAAATTGAGAAAGTGGAAGGTCTTGAACGGATTCGCTTTATGACTTCCCACCCCAAGGATTTATCTGACTCCTTAATTGAAGTTATGAAGGATTCTAAAAAGATTTGTTCCCACCTTCATTTGCCCGTACAAGCAGGAAGTACAGATGTACTAAAGAAAATGAACAGAAGCTACACAAAAGAGTCTTATTTGGCTTTAGTAGAGCGTATTAAAGCCGCAATGCCTGATATCTCTCTGACAACAGATATTATTGTTGGTTTCCCCGGAGAGACAGATGAAGACTTCCTTGAAACTCTTGAGATTGTGAAAAAGGTTCGTTATGATAGCGCATATACGTTCCTGTATTCTAAGAGAACCGGAACCCCGGCGGCTGTTTTAGACTGTCAGGTAGAGGATACAGTAGCAAAGGAACGGTTTGATAGACTATTAAAGGAAATACAGGCTATCTCTGCGGAAATGACCGCAAGACATGAGGGAGAAATCAGTAAGGTACTGGTAGAGGAAGTAAACCAGCAAAATGATAAACTTATGACCGGAAGACTAAGTAATAATGTATTGGTGCATTTTGAAGGTTCACCGGATATGATTGGGAGCATTGTTAAGGTGAGCTTAAAGGAATGTAAGGGCTTTTACTATATCGGAGAACTGGTTTCCTAA
- a CDS encoding helix-turn-helix domain-containing protein produces MEKRVKLIRKSLNLSQKKFGDRLGLKPNSISSIETGKNTLTDQNIKMICSTFQINEDWLRTGNGEMYTKHLEIDNELSIVINEIVKSNDKFVKQFLNAYWSLSKENRTVISDFIDKLKE; encoded by the coding sequence ATGGAAAAACGTGTGAAGTTAATTAGAAAATCCCTTAACCTATCGCAAAAAAAATTTGGAGATAGGCTGGGACTTAAACCTAACTCCATTAGTTCGATTGAAACAGGCAAAAATACCCTAACTGATCAAAATATTAAAATGATATGTTCGACCTTTCAAATAAATGAGGATTGGCTTCGTACTGGTAACGGTGAAATGTATACGAAACACTTGGAAATTGATAACGAATTATCCATAGTTATAAATGAAATTGTTAAAAGTAATGACAAATTTGTTAAGCAATTTTTAAACGCTTATTGGAGTCTATCTAAAGAAAATCGCACAGTGATATCGGATTTTATAGATAAACTAAAAGAATAA